In Vibrio atlanticus, the following proteins share a genomic window:
- a CDS encoding TfoX/Sxy family DNA transformation protein, with the protein MTETAFINYVNQFGEHQKRSMFGGIGLFQNDAMFALLSEDCVFIRGGKLLDKKLTGLDCEKYRHVKKQTTATVNYYDITDLFTSEHPELDSIIRTSIDNSIQQRSFKKSSASLRLRDLPNMQLTLERMVKKAGVDDVSMFMQLGASEVFNKVREAYGNDVDLKLLWKFAGAIDGIHWKLLQEPRKQQLLKSCH; encoded by the coding sequence ATGACCGAGACAGCATTTATTAATTACGTGAATCAATTTGGTGAACATCAAAAGCGCTCTATGTTTGGAGGTATTGGCCTCTTTCAAAATGACGCTATGTTCGCTTTGTTGAGTGAAGATTGTGTATTCATTCGAGGTGGGAAGTTATTAGATAAAAAGCTGACGGGGCTTGATTGTGAAAAGTATCGTCACGTAAAAAAGCAGACGACAGCAACCGTGAATTACTACGACATCACGGATCTCTTTACGTCTGAGCATCCTGAATTGGATAGTATTATTCGTACTTCAATCGATAATTCAATTCAGCAGCGTAGCTTCAAAAAATCATCTGCGAGCCTTAGATTAAGGGATTTGCCTAACATGCAACTGACGTTAGAACGCATGGTTAAAAAGGCTGGAGTGGATGATGTTTCAATGTTTATGCAGTTGGGTGCATCTGAAGTGTTTAATAAGGTTCGCGAAGCGTACGGAAACGATGTTGACCTAAAATTACTTTGGAAGTTTGCGGGTGCAATTGATGGTATTCACTGGAAACTATTACAAGAGCCACGCAAGCAGCAATTATTAAAGAGCTGCCACTAA
- a CDS encoding lysine exporter LysO family protein, whose amino-acid sequence MFTGVIFIFAPLVVGYLFSISNAQTLEFINRSTSRLIYVILALMGLSLAALDNLGSNLQTILLYTATFFVCLSVCNLMALPAIDKLLPLQTDSCNKKLPLSSMAMESAKLILVVGSGLIAGLVLPIGLDWVDTASEWILFVLLFFIGIQLRNSGLTLRQILLNKHGMVIAIAIITTSMLGGIIAAYILDIPLFRALAMSSGFGWYSLAGILMGDAFGPIYGGASFMLELLRELVALILIPVLIRSYPCTSIGYAGATAMDFTLPVIQTTGGVRCVPVAIVSGFILSLLVPILMLFFVSLAN is encoded by the coding sequence ATGTTTACAGGGGTGATCTTTATATTTGCGCCACTCGTCGTGGGGTATCTTTTTTCAATTTCGAACGCTCAGACGCTAGAATTTATCAACCGCTCTACTTCGCGGTTGATCTACGTGATTCTCGCGTTAATGGGACTTAGCTTAGCCGCACTCGATAACCTAGGCAGTAACCTGCAGACAATTCTTCTATACACGGCCACTTTCTTCGTCTGCTTAAGCGTTTGTAATCTAATGGCGCTACCTGCTATTGATAAGTTACTGCCACTCCAGACAGACAGCTGTAATAAGAAACTCCCCCTGTCTTCTATGGCGATGGAGTCTGCCAAACTCATCTTAGTGGTCGGTTCCGGCCTTATTGCGGGTTTAGTTCTGCCTATTGGACTTGATTGGGTTGATACCGCGAGTGAATGGATTCTGTTTGTTCTACTGTTCTTTATTGGCATTCAGTTACGCAATAGCGGACTAACACTTCGTCAAATCTTACTCAACAAGCACGGTATGGTAATCGCAATCGCAATCATCACCACCTCAATGCTTGGTGGTATTATTGCGGCTTATATCCTTGATATTCCTTTGTTCAGAGCCTTGGCAATGTCTTCAGGGTTTGGCTGGTATTCTTTAGCCGGTATCTTGATGGGCGACGCCTTTGGTCCTATTTATGGTGGTGCTTCGTTCATGCTCGAACTGCTGAGGGAGTTAGTTGCTTTAATACTTATTCCTGTGCTGATCCGAAGCTACCCATGCACATCGATTGGTTATGCAGGCGCAACAGCGATGGATTTCACATTACCTGTCATTCAAACCACAGGTGGCGTTCGGTGCGTGCCAGTCGCCATAGTCAGTGGCTTTATCCTCAGCTTGCTTGTCCCGATATTGATGTTGTTCTTTGTATCTCTTGCTAACTAG
- a CDS encoding iron-containing alcohol dehydrogenase yields the protein MFQFMTSTKIIFGDGALSASLSLFNQYGYSVLLVTGNTLERTSIVTDYLDAQSMRYQHIAVSGEPNIKMVEEAAISARRFKPDMVVAMGGGSAIDMGKALAAVLPNQGSLYDYVEVVGRNVPLKTKPLPFIAIPTTASTGAEVTKNAVLKSGQDQVKISLRNPDMLADVAIVDPTLTHGTNLYLSGRGAMDAFTHLMEAYVCGEPNPLTDMICEEGLRKLSGSVIQACIYDEPQARSDLAFSSMLGGIAITNAKLGAAHGLASALGGKISAPHSVITARIAPFVMMENIAVAKEQQRSDILARYQRISQIVTGNVEATEEEAISWLSEVLDTLKLPSLLEFGVCEAQFDEVSADALKSVAIKGNPLPLNQERLVRILKKVCEKCGCVEGRHEGASMNQIEQEPAAESNFTIINSYASENSVVEKGNSWTI from the coding sequence ATGTTTCAATTTATGACATCTACAAAGATCATCTTTGGTGATGGAGCACTCTCCGCTTCATTGTCTCTCTTTAATCAATACGGTTACAGCGTGCTATTGGTGACTGGCAATACATTAGAGCGCACTTCAATAGTTACTGACTATCTCGATGCACAGAGTATGCGCTATCAACACATTGCCGTATCCGGTGAACCTAATATCAAAATGGTTGAGGAGGCTGCTATTTCTGCACGTCGATTTAAGCCAGATATGGTTGTCGCTATGGGGGGCGGTAGCGCCATCGATATGGGCAAAGCGTTAGCCGCGGTTTTACCTAACCAAGGTAGTTTGTATGACTATGTTGAAGTCGTTGGGCGTAATGTCCCTCTTAAAACCAAACCACTTCCGTTCATTGCGATTCCAACCACAGCGAGTACAGGTGCAGAAGTCACTAAAAACGCGGTGCTGAAATCAGGGCAAGACCAAGTGAAAATCAGCCTTAGAAACCCAGACATGCTGGCTGACGTTGCGATTGTTGACCCAACCCTAACTCATGGTACGAATCTGTATTTGTCGGGGCGAGGTGCTATGGACGCATTTACCCATCTAATGGAAGCCTATGTGTGCGGTGAACCGAACCCACTGACTGATATGATCTGTGAAGAAGGCTTACGTAAGCTGAGTGGCTCTGTCATTCAGGCGTGTATCTACGATGAACCTCAAGCGCGTTCTGATCTCGCGTTTTCCTCTATGTTAGGGGGAATAGCGATAACTAACGCCAAACTTGGTGCTGCGCATGGTTTGGCTTCTGCGTTAGGTGGCAAGATATCTGCACCACACAGTGTTATAACAGCGCGCATAGCGCCATTTGTGATGATGGAGAACATCGCTGTTGCGAAAGAACAGCAGAGGAGTGACATCCTAGCGCGTTATCAGCGAATTTCTCAGATAGTGACAGGTAACGTAGAAGCAACAGAGGAAGAGGCAATTTCTTGGTTGTCTGAAGTGTTGGATACGCTCAAGCTTCCAAGCTTACTGGAATTTGGTGTCTGTGAAGCCCAGTTTGATGAGGTGTCTGCCGACGCGCTCAAATCGGTGGCGATTAAAGGGAACCCTTTACCGCTGAACCAAGAACGACTCGTACGTATTCTGAAGAAGGTTTGCGAGAAGTGCGGTTGTGTAGAAGGGCGTCATGAGGGAGCTTCAATGAATCAAATTGAGCAAGAGCCTGCCGCCGAGTCGAACTTTACCATTATCAACTCTTATGCGTCCGAGAACAGCGTGGTTGAGAAGGGCAATAGCTGGACTATCTAA
- a CDS encoding GrxA family glutaredoxin: MFVVIFGRPACPFCVRAKEHAETLKAKRDDFNYRYVDIHAEGISKADLEKTVGKPVDTVPQIFIDQDHIGGCTEFEAYAKENLGLFD, from the coding sequence ATGTTTGTAGTTATTTTTGGTCGCCCTGCTTGTCCATTCTGTGTTCGCGCAAAAGAGCATGCTGAAACTCTTAAAGCTAAACGCGATGACTTCAACTACCGTTACGTTGACATCCACGCTGAAGGCATCAGCAAAGCTGACCTAGAGAAGACTGTTGGTAAACCTGTAGACACAGTTCCACAAATCTTCATCGACCAAGATCACATTGGCGGCTGCACAGAATTTGAAGCATACGCAAAAGAAAACCTAGGTCTTTTCGACTAA
- a CDS encoding response regulator — MNKYLILCVDDEPEVLNSVLQDLAPFEDNFIVEGAESVDEAKQVIQEMGQEGIKLALILCDHIMPDKTGIDFLIELNQHDSTKPTRKLLLTGQAGLEDTVTAINNAALDFYISKPWQGDQLRDTITQQLTDYVIANDKQLLNWTSILDTERILTSMSDKRTSFGE; from the coding sequence ATGAATAAGTACCTAATTTTATGTGTCGATGATGAACCTGAAGTTCTCAATAGTGTCCTTCAAGATTTAGCACCATTTGAAGACAACTTTATTGTTGAAGGTGCCGAATCGGTCGATGAAGCTAAGCAAGTCATTCAAGAAATGGGACAGGAAGGTATTAAGCTCGCCTTAATCTTGTGTGACCACATCATGCCTGACAAAACGGGGATCGACTTTCTTATCGAACTTAACCAGCACGATTCTACAAAGCCAACACGCAAGCTGCTGCTCACCGGGCAAGCTGGGCTAGAAGATACCGTCACAGCAATTAACAACGCGGCGCTTGATTTTTATATTTCAAAACCTTGGCAAGGCGATCAACTTAGAGACACGATTACTCAACAACTGACAGACTATGTCATTGCAAACGACAAGCAGTTGTTAAACTGGACTTCCATTTTAGATACTGAGCGAATACTGACATCAATGTCGGACAAGCGAACTAGTTTCGGTGAATAG
- a CDS encoding HDOD domain-containing protein yields MNHLSFFWLPQNKALLLKGLESEFAQLVGHSISAGKITLPPIPEVVLKIQKLCTLEPTGVAEVAECLLEDPGLTAIVIRVANSVVFNRRNITCVDVMTAVSRLGILRVRDIVTAQAIEQLKHSVNLSKECNELLVQSASVSKELAATMVLVTNLFKELSPTEYRYLEHEKSLLVGLLADIGLFCLVSEYHLYLDNGNYLDHDIALQIFQGQCSATSKLVLRRWGFDSDFIDVCSNTINNHEEREVSYLDIARIANHLLMFRNKDENIDEHEVELNVTGAEVLYKLSNLSKQDFNAKLSDVINTSGF; encoded by the coding sequence ATGAATCATTTATCATTTTTCTGGCTACCACAAAATAAAGCTCTTCTCCTTAAGGGCCTAGAATCCGAGTTTGCCCAACTTGTTGGACATTCCATCTCAGCGGGAAAAATAACTCTTCCTCCGATTCCTGAGGTTGTACTTAAAATTCAAAAGCTATGTACTCTTGAACCAACAGGCGTCGCCGAAGTTGCCGAGTGCTTACTTGAAGACCCAGGGCTGACAGCAATCGTGATCAGAGTTGCTAACTCAGTTGTCTTCAACAGACGCAATATTACTTGTGTCGATGTTATGACGGCCGTATCGCGTCTTGGTATATTGAGAGTGCGTGACATTGTCACGGCTCAGGCTATTGAACAACTTAAACATTCCGTCAATTTGAGTAAAGAGTGCAACGAGCTATTGGTTCAGAGCGCTTCTGTATCAAAAGAACTCGCCGCAACTATGGTGTTAGTCACTAACCTATTTAAAGAACTATCCCCTACCGAATACCGTTATCTAGAGCATGAAAAGTCACTACTTGTTGGGTTACTTGCAGACATTGGCTTGTTCTGTTTGGTTAGTGAATATCACCTCTACCTAGACAACGGGAACTATTTAGATCACGACATCGCACTGCAAATATTCCAAGGCCAATGTTCAGCAACCAGTAAGTTGGTCCTTAGACGCTGGGGTTTCGACAGCGACTTTATCGATGTGTGCAGCAACACCATTAATAATCACGAAGAGCGCGAGGTGTCTTACCTTGATATTGCGCGAATAGCTAACCACCTACTGATGTTTAGAAACAAGGATGAGAACATTGATGAGCACGAAGTAGAACTAAACGTGACAGGAGCGGAAGTACTTTATAAATTAAGCAACTTGAGCAAACAGGATTTTAATGCAAAGCTAAGTGACGTGATCAATACTAGCGGCTTCTAA
- a CDS encoding MurR/RpiR family transcriptional regulator, producing the protein MNTLEKIQKNLENFSKSERKVAEVIMASPQTAIHSSIATLAKMADVSEPTVNRFCRRLDTKGFPDFKLHLAQSLANGTPYVNRNVEEDDGPDAYTHKIFESTMACLDVAKNSLDAMQVNRAVDLLTQAKRISFFGLGASSAVAKDAQNKFIRFNIPITCFEDIVMQRMSCINCSDNDVIVLISHTGRTKSQVEIANLARENGATVIAITAKDSPLDKASSLSISLDVPEDTDVYMPMASRVVQMTVIDVLATGFTLRRGSGFRENLKRVKESLRDSRYEKYSQF; encoded by the coding sequence ATGAATACATTAGAAAAAATACAAAAAAACCTGGAAAACTTCAGCAAGTCTGAGCGTAAGGTAGCCGAAGTAATCATGGCTTCCCCTCAAACTGCAATTCATTCTAGCATTGCTACCTTAGCGAAAATGGCTGACGTGAGTGAGCCTACAGTTAACCGCTTCTGTCGTCGTTTAGACACAAAGGGCTTCCCTGACTTTAAACTTCACCTAGCTCAAAGCTTGGCGAACGGTACACCTTACGTGAACCGTAATGTTGAAGAAGATGACGGCCCAGATGCTTACACGCATAAGATTTTTGAATCAACTATGGCTTGTCTAGATGTTGCTAAAAACAGTTTAGACGCGATGCAAGTAAATCGAGCGGTTGACTTACTGACTCAAGCAAAACGCATTTCGTTCTTCGGACTGGGTGCCTCTTCTGCTGTAGCCAAAGATGCTCAAAACAAATTCATTCGTTTCAATATCCCAATCACTTGTTTCGAAGACATCGTGATGCAACGCATGAGCTGCATTAACTGCAGTGATAACGATGTTATTGTTCTGATCTCTCACACTGGCCGCACTAAAAGCCAAGTAGAGATTGCGAACTTAGCTCGTGAAAACGGCGCGACAGTTATCGCTATCACAGCAAAAGACTCTCCGCTAGATAAAGCGAGTTCTCTGTCTATCTCATTGGATGTACCGGAAGACACTGACGTTTACATGCCAATGGCAAGTCGTGTTGTTCAGATGACGGTTATCGATGTGTTAGCAACAGGCTTTACGCTTCGTCGTGGTTCTGGCTTCCGAGAGAACCTGAAACGAGTAAAAGAGTCACTTCGTGATTCACGTTACGAAAAGTACTCTCAGTTCTAA
- the panP gene encoding pyridoxal-dependent aspartate 1-decarboxylase PanP: MVTEQKTADVSFDSLLRIFTVPEGPDSTLTQIEDKLSRNLNQFLREHIVAEEKPLREIEKDFSNAHIPEQPEFVSEHTEHLLDSLVSHSVHTSSPSFIGHMTSALPYFLMPLSKIMIALNQNLVKIETSKAFTPLERQVLGMLHRLIYQDSDQFYSRWMHSANHSLGAFCSGGTIANITALWVARNNALKAQGSFKGVEKEGLFKAMKHYGYEGLAILVSERGHYSLKKAADVLGIGQEGLVSVKTDNDNRICTDDLRLKIEQLKQNKIKPFAVIGVAGTTETGNIDPLRDIAEVCAESDCHFHVDAAWGGATLMSNNHRHLLDGIELADSVTIDAHKQLYIPMGAGMVLFKKPDAMTAIEHHAQYILRKGSKDLGSHTLEGSRSGMAMLVYASMHIISRPGYELLIDQSINKARYFADLIKDQNDFELVSEPELCLLTYRYVPESVKAALLKAKAPERVELNELLNELTKFIQKKQRETGKSFVSRTRLNPEIWAHQPIIVFRVVLANPLTGNDILSSVLEEQREISKLAPNLMSKITKLVKLINA, from the coding sequence ATGGTTACGGAACAAAAAACAGCAGATGTTAGCTTTGACAGTCTTCTACGTATCTTTACAGTACCAGAAGGCCCAGACTCAACACTCACTCAAATCGAAGACAAACTTTCACGAAACCTGAATCAATTCTTACGTGAACACATTGTGGCTGAAGAAAAGCCATTACGTGAGATTGAGAAAGATTTTTCGAATGCTCATATCCCAGAGCAGCCTGAGTTTGTTTCAGAACATACCGAGCATCTCCTCGATTCTCTTGTATCTCATTCTGTACATACGTCGTCGCCAAGTTTTATTGGTCACATGACGTCTGCGCTACCCTATTTCCTGATGCCGCTGTCTAAAATCATGATTGCGCTAAATCAGAATCTAGTAAAAATCGAGACCTCAAAAGCTTTCACTCCCCTAGAACGTCAAGTTCTGGGTATGTTACATCGCCTGATTTATCAGGATAGCGACCAGTTTTATTCTCGCTGGATGCACAGTGCCAACCACTCTTTAGGAGCGTTTTGTTCTGGCGGTACCATCGCGAATATTACTGCGCTTTGGGTTGCTCGTAACAATGCGCTAAAAGCACAAGGTTCGTTCAAAGGTGTGGAAAAAGAAGGCTTATTTAAAGCCATGAAGCACTACGGCTACGAAGGCCTTGCTATCTTGGTTTCTGAACGTGGTCACTACTCTCTGAAAAAAGCAGCGGATGTCCTTGGTATTGGTCAAGAAGGTCTAGTGTCTGTTAAAACGGATAACGACAACCGCATTTGTACTGACGATCTAAGACTCAAGATTGAACAGCTCAAGCAGAATAAGATAAAGCCTTTCGCTGTCATTGGTGTGGCTGGTACAACCGAAACCGGTAATATCGACCCTCTAAGAGACATTGCAGAAGTGTGTGCTGAATCCGATTGTCATTTCCATGTTGATGCCGCTTGGGGCGGTGCGACTCTAATGTCGAACAACCATCGTCACCTACTTGATGGTATTGAATTGGCTGATTCAGTTACGATTGATGCACATAAACAGCTTTATATCCCTATGGGTGCTGGCATGGTTTTGTTTAAGAAGCCAGATGCGATGACCGCAATCGAACATCATGCTCAATACATCCTTCGCAAAGGCTCAAAAGACTTAGGTAGCCATACGTTAGAAGGCTCTCGTTCAGGTATGGCAATGTTAGTCTACGCCTCAATGCACATCATCAGTCGCCCTGGGTATGAACTGCTGATCGACCAGAGCATCAATAAAGCGCGCTACTTTGCTGACCTGATTAAAGATCAAAACGACTTCGAACTGGTTTCAGAGCCTGAGCTTTGCCTACTGACCTATCGCTATGTGCCTGAATCAGTCAAAGCAGCACTACTCAAGGCTAAAGCACCAGAGCGTGTTGAACTGAATGAGCTACTGAATGAACTGACCAAGTTTATTCAGAAGAAGCAACGTGAAACGGGCAAGTCTTTCGTATCGCGCACCCGCTTAAACCCCGAAATATGGGCGCATCAGCCAATCATCGTTTTCCGTGTAGTATTAGCAAACCCACTGACGGGCAACGATATTCTCTCTTCAGTGCTTGAAGAACAGCGTGAAATCTCTAAACTAGCACCCAACTTGATGAGTAAAATCACCAAATTGGTTAAGCTAATCAACGCCTAG
- a CDS encoding ATP-binding protein — translation MNQYAVICLDNNPVSIERIRSELAPLASVFDIYTAENIEDAHHALEDIHDHNQTVALVITHHHSEFNGVQFLIELEQLPHSNTARTILVSASSDIQSILTAVNEGRLNHCLTKPVQDQVLFKSAQKELTSFVIQYDSENLLSYSDALDQQRLLRAHIEQKIHSFQSGFIHDYHQLSDNALAERVVSALQDVFSKDDKTKAIRDYSPEHLLTVEGEDNRFLWLIIEGEAALYKKDELGQQREVVRHSKGNIVGGMSFVTGEPSFSTAITLTQTQVIKLDKDSFAQVMHSNNTLLPLFTNLLLRHFNRRLQRSINNKIQLQQTLESLESAHQQLIEKEKMAMLGQLVAGVAHELNNPIAAILRSIETLSEHLDQILENSALPESNKGTDVLAQSKMAKPLSTAQERQLVKHLTSTIDDRALAKKAVRLNLSQDSAVLDTLKGSPVAGKELLNDLEHYHYVGNSIRSIQVCSKRIADMVKSLKSYAREDEEVRHYADVHEGLEDTLVIFENRLKHHQLEKHYDTDLPPLLCQSLSLQQVWTNLLSNALDALSERGKVSITTSQDTKGDDTFLVVQISDTGHGIAKEDINTIFNPNFTTKKEGNFGLGIGLSISQQIVSAHQGFILVESEVGSHTHMQVWLPFKQEGAPHE, via the coding sequence GTGAATCAATACGCTGTTATCTGTTTGGACAATAATCCGGTTAGCATTGAAAGAATACGTTCGGAGTTGGCTCCGTTGGCTTCTGTATTCGATATTTATACTGCCGAGAACATAGAAGACGCGCATCACGCATTAGAAGATATTCATGATCACAACCAAACCGTAGCCTTGGTGATCACTCATCATCATTCTGAATTTAATGGCGTGCAATTTCTGATTGAACTCGAACAGCTGCCCCATAGTAATACCGCAAGAACGATATTAGTCAGCGCTTCGTCAGACATTCAATCCATTCTAACCGCTGTAAATGAAGGCAGGCTCAACCACTGTCTAACCAAGCCAGTTCAAGATCAGGTTCTATTCAAATCAGCGCAAAAAGAGCTAACGTCTTTTGTCATCCAATACGACTCAGAAAACCTGCTCTCTTACAGCGATGCATTGGATCAACAGCGCTTACTCAGAGCGCACATTGAACAAAAGATTCACTCTTTCCAATCGGGTTTCATTCACGATTACCACCAGCTTTCTGACAATGCCCTTGCTGAGCGTGTCGTCAGTGCTCTGCAGGATGTCTTTTCAAAAGATGATAAAACCAAGGCCATTCGTGATTATTCACCAGAGCATCTGCTGACGGTTGAGGGCGAAGATAATCGCTTTCTTTGGTTAATTATTGAAGGTGAAGCGGCGCTCTATAAAAAAGATGAACTGGGGCAGCAACGCGAAGTTGTGCGTCACTCTAAGGGCAATATTGTCGGAGGGATGTCATTCGTGACGGGTGAGCCTTCGTTTTCTACTGCGATTACTCTGACTCAGACCCAAGTCATCAAACTGGATAAAGATAGCTTTGCTCAGGTGATGCATTCAAACAACACTCTGCTGCCGCTGTTTACCAATCTACTACTCCGTCACTTTAACCGACGATTACAAAGAAGCATCAACAATAAGATCCAGCTTCAGCAAACGCTAGAATCGTTGGAATCTGCACATCAACAATTGATAGAGAAAGAGAAAATGGCGATGCTCGGCCAACTCGTGGCGGGTGTTGCACATGAGTTGAACAACCCGATTGCAGCGATCTTGCGAAGCATTGAAACCTTGTCTGAACATCTCGATCAAATACTCGAGAACTCGGCACTCCCAGAATCCAATAAAGGGACGGATGTATTAGCACAGTCAAAAATGGCGAAGCCACTATCAACAGCTCAAGAAAGACAACTTGTAAAACACCTCACCTCTACTATCGATGACCGCGCGCTAGCTAAAAAAGCCGTAAGACTGAACCTGAGCCAAGACTCTGCGGTTCTAGATACCTTAAAAGGCTCCCCAGTCGCAGGCAAAGAGCTACTTAATGACTTAGAGCATTATCACTATGTTGGAAACTCTATCCGCTCAATTCAAGTTTGCAGCAAACGTATTGCCGATATGGTCAAAAGCCTAAAAAGCTATGCCCGAGAAGATGAAGAGGTTCGCCACTACGCGGATGTTCACGAAGGACTTGAAGATACCTTAGTGATCTTTGAAAACAGGCTCAAACACCACCAACTAGAGAAGCATTACGACACCGACTTGCCGCCTCTATTGTGCCAGTCGCTCTCGCTGCAACAAGTGTGGACCAACCTTCTCTCTAATGCACTTGATGCTCTTTCAGAGCGAGGCAAAGTCTCTATCACCACATCTCAAGACACTAAAGGTGACGACACGTTTCTTGTAGTGCAAATATCGGACACTGGACACGGTATCGCCAAAGAAGACATCAACACTATTTTCAACCCAAACTTCACGACCAAAAAAGAAGGCAACTTCGGTTTAGGGATTGGGTTATCCATTTCTCAACAAATCGTTTCGGCTCATCAAGGTTTTATTTTGGTGGAGTCTGAGGTAGGCAGCCATACACACATGCAAGTGTGGCTTCCATTCAAACAAGAAGGAGCACCTCATGAATAA